Proteins encoded in a region of the Deltaproteobacteria bacterium genome:
- a CDS encoding sigma-54-dependent Fis family transcriptional regulator, translating into MDYTLLIIDDEESIRDSLTMALSRHYAVTSLASGAEALAELDRLCPDLILLDIGLPDMSGLDVLEAIRTRAVHAAVIMITAFEDLDTVISAMKRGAFDYLVKPLRMDVLKHCLERAKSSIRLGKEIRALQDKALREQVPFFVAESRAISNVVEMVAKVAVSPDTPVLIEGDTGTGKELIASSIHYRSPNFRGPLVTVNCAAIPEDLIESELFGYAPGAFSGAGKKGKIGLVESAAGGTLFLDEVGDLPQSAQAKLLRFLQQGEYYALGSTTKRTVRTRIVAATNRDLEEMVKNGAFRQDLFFRLAVVRIRVPSLATRAADILPLAQLFLHEFGTKFGKHFTGITDAARQALETHAWTGNVRELRNIMERVALMAPGPELDAADIGVTSECPPPTPLLPDLTENGVDLPAILHSLERGYYEQALHRAGGNESQAARLLGVSRDTFRYRRAKLGL; encoded by the coding sequence ATGGACTACACCCTGCTCATCATCGACGACGAAGAATCCATCCGCGACAGCCTGACCATGGCCCTGTCCCGCCACTATGCGGTCACGTCCCTTGCCAGTGGCGCCGAAGCGCTCGCGGAGCTGGACCGGCTGTGCCCGGACCTGATCCTGCTCGACATCGGCCTGCCGGACATGAGCGGCCTGGACGTGCTGGAGGCCATCCGGACCAGAGCCGTCCACGCGGCGGTGATCATGATCACCGCCTTCGAGGACCTGGACACGGTCATCTCGGCCATGAAGCGCGGCGCCTTCGACTATCTGGTCAAACCCCTGCGCATGGACGTCCTCAAGCACTGCCTGGAACGTGCCAAAAGCTCCATCCGCCTGGGCAAGGAAATCCGCGCTCTCCAGGACAAGGCCCTGCGCGAACAGGTGCCCTTTTTCGTGGCCGAGAGCCGGGCCATCAGCAACGTCGTCGAGATGGTCGCCAAGGTCGCGGTCAGCCCGGACACCCCTGTCTTGATCGAGGGCGACACGGGCACGGGCAAGGAACTCATCGCCAGCTCCATCCACTACCGCAGCCCGAATTTTCGCGGCCCCCTGGTCACGGTCAACTGCGCGGCAATCCCCGAGGATCTGATCGAAAGCGAACTTTTTGGCTACGCGCCCGGCGCCTTCAGCGGCGCCGGCAAAAAGGGCAAGATCGGGCTGGTCGAATCCGCGGCCGGCGGCACCCTGTTCCTGGATGAAGTGGGCGATCTGCCCCAAAGCGCCCAGGCCAAACTGCTGCGCTTTCTCCAGCAAGGAGAATACTACGCCCTGGGCTCCACGACCAAACGCACGGTCCGCACCCGGATCGTGGCCGCCACCAACCGCGACCTGGAAGAAATGGTCAAAAACGGAGCCTTTCGCCAGGATCTCTTTTTCCGCCTGGCCGTGGTCCGAATCCGCGTCCCCTCCCTGGCCACCCGTGCCGCCGACATTCTTCCCCTGGCCCAACTTTTCCTGCACGAGTTCGGGACCAAGTTTGGCAAGCACTTCACGGGCATCACCGACGCTGCCCGCCAAGCCCTCGAAACCCACGCCTGGACCGGCAACGTCCGCGAACTGCGCAATATCATGGAACGGGTCGCCCTCATGGCCCCAGGCCCGGAGCTGGACGCGGCGGACATCGGCGTGACGTCGGAATGTCCGCCACCCACTCCCCTGCTGCCGGACCTGACCGAAAACGGCGTGGATTTGCCGGCCATTCTGCACAGCCTGGAACGGGGCTATTACGAACAGGCCCTGCACCGCGCCGGCGGCAACGAGTCCCAGGCCGCCCGCCTGCTCGGCGTGTCGCGGGACACCTTCCGTTACCGCCGCGCCAAGCTGGGACTTTAG